The following proteins are encoded in a genomic region of Salvelinus namaycush isolate Seneca chromosome 12, SaNama_1.0, whole genome shotgun sequence:
- the LOC120057594 gene encoding zinc finger protein ZIC 3-like codes for MTKLVNGGAQFSALGVGGVGIPRQHEPGDNDLRLGISPYGETSHFAAFNLIAACQDIAPAQKSQFVPQVSGYAAALGSHYGGHIGSHGYRAIDSRNFTFTYRTPDIVDSAARDTPHGLFSRTATASVRIPPRISENRAHTLFSSIGEQSASPNGYMANSRAHLGTQGDIYVGADPHQPVSGPHPHFSDTQRHFGHNVDMGMRVTTQTGHGAFFRYMRQHSKQDVTCKWIDANQTNQLQKTCGKMFCCTSELVTHVSMDHVGGPDQSLHTCFWEDCPREGKSFKAKYKLVNHIRVHTGEKPFNCPFHGCGKMFARSENLKIHKRIHTGEKPFKCEFEGCDRRFANSSDRKKHTHVHTSDKPYICKLCDKAYTHPSSLRKHSKVHKSQTSENSPTGTSGYESSTPPAPCRPTSSTIEDSTKTSMLLVKRHKSIFKEDLSTNLVECLSSQCQTKPPG; via the exons ATGACCAAGCTAGTTAACGGTGGTGCGCAATTCTCCGCGCTTGGTGTCGGGGGCGTTGGAATACCAAGACAACATGAACCGGGGGACAACGACCTTCGGTTAGGGATCAGCCCGTATGGAGAGACCTCTCACTTCGCAGCCTTCAATCTCATTGCCGCGTGTCAAGACATTGCCCCCGCACAGAAGTCCCAGTTTGTTCCCCAAGTCTCTGGATACGCAGCTGCGCTAGGAAGCCACTACGGAGGCCACATCGGTTCACATGGATACAGAGCTATCGATTCCAGGAATTTTACGTTTACCTATCGCACTCCAGACATTGTCGATTCCGCAGCAAGAGATACTCCGCACGGACTTTTCAGCCGCACCGCTACAGCAAGTGTGCGAATTCCCCCAAGGATCTCTGAAAACCGAGCGCACACTCTATTTTCGTCTATAGGTGAACAGAGCGCATCCCCAAATGGATACATGGCGAATAGCAGGGCGCATTTGGGTACACAGGGAGACATATACGTGGGAGCAGATCCGCATCAACCTGTCTCGGGCCCGCACCCGCATTTCAGTGATACCCAGCGACACTTTGGTCACAATGTGGACATGGGTATGAGAGTGACAACACAGACTGGTCACGGTGCTTTCTTTCGATACATGCGACAGCACTCTAAGCAGGATGTCACTTGTAAATGGATAGATGCGAATCAGACGAATCAACTCCAAAAAACGTGCGGCAAGATGTTTTGCTGTACGTCCGAGCTGGTTACGCACGTCTCCATGGATCACGTCGGCGGTCCAGACCAGAGTCTGCATACTTGCTTTTGGGAGGATTGTCCGAGAGAAGGCAAATCTTTTAAAGCGAAGTATAAACTAGTCAATCACATTCGTGTacacactggagaaaagccattCAATTGTCCCTTTCATGGCTGTGGGAAAATGTTTGCCAGGTCGGAAAATTTGAAAATACATAAGAGGATTCATACGG GTGAGAAGCCCTTCAAATGCGAATTCGAAGGCTGCGACAGGCGGTTCGCAAATAGCAGCGACAGAAAAAAACACACGCACGTTCATACCTCAGACAAGCCATACATCTGCAAGCTGTGCGACAAGGCCTACACTCATCCCAGCTCTCTGAGGAAACACTCGAAG GTTCACAAATCTCAAACCTCGGAGAACTCCCCAACGGGAACTTCTGGATATGAGTCGTCCACGCCACCAGCTCCGTGTAGACCTACATCCTCGACCATCGAAGACTCGACAAAAACATCCATGCTGCTGGTCAAGCGTCATAAGTCAATATTCAAAGAGGATCTCTCAACCAATTTGGTTGAATG TCTCTCCTCTCAGTGCCAGACCAAGCCTCCGGGCTAG
- the LOC120057595 gene encoding pinopsin-like, translating to MVVESSNLNFSTEDSSGTNLSANDSVRDTLMSREQSELGRTGHTVVAVFLGVIFLLGFLSNLFVLLVFARFQVLRTPINLILLNISVSDMLVCIFGTPFSFAASLYGRWLIGAHGCKWYGFANSLFGIVSLVSLAILSYERYSTILCYTKADPSDYKKAWLAIAGAWLYSLVWTVPPFFGWSSYGPEGPGTTCSVQWHQRSSRNISYVTCLFIFCLLLPLLLMMFCYGKILFAIRGVAKINQSSAQRRETHVLVMVVSMVSCYLLCWMPYGVVALLATFGQVGLVSPTTSIVPSILAKSSTFLNPVIYGLLNNQFYRCFLAFMSCGSEPADSHTLHTLPSSRVVGPNGNSPAPEVPGTREPLDGSGTSSKTQTCGQQREKPDLVLVVHYTP from the exons ATGGTAGTTGAGAGCAGCAACTTAAATTTTAGCACCGAGGACAGCTCCGGGACGAACCTCAGCGCTAATGACAGTGTCCGCGACACTCTCATGTCCAGGGAGCAGTCCGAACTCGGCAGGACAGGGCATACAGTGGTAGCCGTGTTTCTCGGTGTCATTTTCCTGTTGGGATTCCTCAGCAACTTATTCGTCCTTCTCGTCTTTGCGCGGTTTCAGGTGCTGAGGACACCCATCAACCTCATCCTGCTCAACATCAGTGTGAGCGACATGCTGGTGTGTATCTTCGGAACTCCCTTTAGTTTTGCCGCGAGCCTCTATGGCAGATGGCTCATCGGAGCCCACGGGTGCAAATGGTACGGTTTCGCCAACTCGCTTTTCG GCATCGTTTCTCTAGTATCCCTGGCAATCCTCTCCTACGAGCGCTACTCCACGATATTGTGTTACACAAAGGCTGACCCGTCTGACTACAAGAAGGCCTGGCTGGCCATCGCGGGCGCCTGGCTCTACTCCTTGGTGTGGACGGTGCCACCTTTCTTTGGCTGGAGCAGCTACGGTCCAGAGGGGCCAGGCACCACGTGCTCAGTGCAGTGGCACCAGCGCTCTTCTAGGAACATCTCCTATGTTACCTGCCTCTTCATCTTCTGCCTCCTGCTTCCCCTGCTACTCATGATGTTCTGCTATGGGAAGATCCTCTTTGCCATCCGCGGG GTAGCCAAAATCAACCAGTCGTCTGCACAGCGGCGGGAGACCCATGTGTTGGTGATGGTTGTCTCCATGGTGTCCTGCTACCTGCTGTGCTGGATGCCCTACGGGGTGGTGGCTCTGTTGGCCACCTTCGGCCAGGTTGGCCTGGTCAGCCCCACCACAAGCATTGTCCCCTCCATCCTTGCCAAAAGTAGCACCTTTCTCAACCCTGTCATATATGGGCTTTTAAATAACCAG TTCTACAGGTGCTTCCTGGCCTTCATGAGCTGTGGGTCAGAGCCAGCAGACAGCCACACCCTCCACACCCTGCCCAGCAGCCGAGTGGTTGGCCCTAATGGCAACTCTCCAGCCCCAGAGGTGCCTGGTACACGCGAGCCTCTGGACGGCAGTGGGACCTCCTCGAAGACTCAGACATGTGGCCAGCAGAGAGAGAAACCTGACCTGGTCCTGGTTGTGCACTACACCCCTTGA
- the htatsf1 gene encoding HIV Tat-specific factor 1, with amino-acid sequence MSGDTDGNKEFHEQLRLQQLYGQRQADGADANTFVDPEDGTVYDWDHDKKAWFPKITEDFLAAYQANYGFTKDGEHDPNAACAPDTDTTAKPEEGKKAEKRTDTEQPKDGKKEKGEKRKADTAAWFDVETDKNTNVYVSGLPPDITTEEFVEVMSKCGIVMRDPISEEYKVKLYRDGQGNQKGDGLCCYLKKESVALAERLIDESEIRGYQLHVEAARFELKGQYDASKKKKKSKDYRKRMKAQQKQLDWRPEKKGEARKRHERVLIIQNMFHPNDFEEDPLVLNEYRDDLRTECEKFGQVKKVIIFDRHPDGVASVAFKEPEDADVCQIALDGRWFGGKKLSAQLWDGSTDYQVEETTREREERLKGWAAYLEGGSKGPVPPGAPPGSTEGPNTTTEESSSKAEGPVTEPSNSQSQEAGAEAVVDPGVEPKTSEDAEVSSTDSSLAGSDEEDT; translated from the exons ATGAGTGGTGATACTGATGGAAATAAGGAGTTCCACGAGCAGCTTCGGTTGCAGCAGCTGTATGGCCAGAGACAGGCGGACGGAGCTGACGCTAACACCTTTGTGGACCCAGAGGATGGGACAGTGTATGACTGGGACCACGACAAGAAAGCGTGGTTTCCTAAA ATAACAGAGGACTTCCTTGCTGCGTATCAAGCTAACTACGGCTTTACAAAGGATGGGGAGCATGATCCAAATGCTGCGTGTGCACCTGACACGGACACAACAGCCAAGCCAGAAGAGGGGAAGAAAGCCGAGAAGCGCACTGACACGGAACAGCCGAAAGATGGCaaaaaggagaaaggagagaaaaggaAGGCTGATACTGCAG CCTGGTTTGATGTGGAAACCGACAAGAATACCAATGTGTACGTGTCAG GTCTTCCACCGGACATCACCACGGAGGAGTTTGTTGAGGTCATGTCTAAGTGTGGCATTGTTATGAGGGACCCCATCTCTGAGGAGTACAAAGTCAAACTCTACAGGGACGGCCAGGGGAACCAGAAAGGCGACGGACTCTGCTGTTACTTAAAG AAGGAGTCTGTAGCCCTGGCTGAGCGACTGATTGACGAGTCCGAGATCAGGGGGTATCAGCTCCACGTGGAGGCTGCCAGGTTTGAGCTCAAGGGTCAGTACGACGCCagtaagaagaagaagaagagcaagGATTACCGCAAGAGGATGAAGGCACAGCAGAA GCAGCTGGACTGGAGGCCAGAGAAGAAAGGGGAGGCGCGCAAGAGGCATGAACGTGTGCTCATCATCCAGAACATGTTCCACCCCAATGACTTTGAG GAAGACCCCCTGGTGTTAAATGAGTACCGAGACGACCTCCGGACTGAATGTGAGAAATTTGGTCAGGTGAAGAAGGTCATCATTTTTGAT AGACATCCTGATGGAGTGGCCTCGGTGGCCTTCAAAGAGCCAGAGGATGCAGATGTTTGTCAGATAGCACTGGACGGTCGCTGGTTTGGTGGCAAGAAGTTGTCAGCACAGCTGTGGGATGGATCCACTGACTACCAG GTGGAGGAAACCACGAGGGAGCGAGAGGAGAGACTGAAAGGCTGGGCAGCCTACTTAGAGGGTGGGAGCAAGGGGCCTGTACCGCCGGGGGCACCGCCAGGAAGTACAGAGGGACCAAACACAACCACAGAGGAGTCATCCAGCAAGGCAGAGGGACCTGTGACAGAGCCCTCCAACTCTCAGAGCCAAGAAGCAGGAGCAGAGGCAGTAGTAGACCCTGGGGTGGAACCAAAGACCTCTGAGGACGCAGAAGTAAGTTCCACTGACAGCAGCCTGGCAGGAAGTGATGAAGAAGACacgtag